The region GATGCCACCGGTTTCGGGGTAGGGATCGAGCTCGTCCACAACGCCTCGCTGGTGGTCGACGACATCATCGACCAGTCGGCGGTGCGCCGGGGCGTCGGGAGCGCCTGGAGCACGTTCGGCTACGGCCCGGCGATCATCGACAGCGACGCCCAGCTCGGCGAGGCGTTCGCGCTGTTCTCGGCGGACCCGCGCGCGATGCAGGCGGTCACGGAGGCGATGATCGAGCTGGGCGAGGGCGAGGCGACGGAGCTGGTCGCCCGGCCGCGCACGGAGGGCGAGTACATGGAGCTGGCCCGCCGAAAGACCGGCGCGCTGTTTCGCGCTGCGGCCGAACTCGGGGCGATCGCCGCCGATGCCGACGCCGTCACCGTCGAGGCCGTCGGCGAGTACGCAGAACGCGTGGGGATCGCCTTCCAGATACGCGACGACGTACTCGACGCGACCGCCGACGCCGAGGAGCTCGGCAAACCCACCGGCCAGGACGACGAGATGGAACGCCCCTCGCTGTTGCAGGTGACCGACCTCACCCCCGAGGAGGCGAACGAACGGGCACACAGCCACTCGGAGGCCGCACTCGACGCGCTCTCGCGGGTCGAGATCGGGGACGAACAGGCCTACGAATACCTCCACGATCTCGCCGAGTTCGTGGTTATTCGTGAACGATAGGTCGAATTGTCTGCCTAGCCAACGGAGTTTTATCCGAAGAGATCGTACGCACGTCTAATGACGCGACCCGTTCATGCGACCGACCCC is a window of Halalkalicoccus subterraneus DNA encoding:
- a CDS encoding polyprenyl synthetase family protein; amino-acid sequence: MEYLERRRALVDERLEEVVEGVEPERLASEVRHTALSGGKRVRPTVTVLVCEAVGGEPTDATGFGVGIELVHNASLVVDDIIDQSAVRRGVGSAWSTFGYGPAIIDSDAQLGEAFALFSADPRAMQAVTEAMIELGEGEATELVARPRTEGEYMELARRKTGALFRAAAELGAIAADADAVTVEAVGEYAERVGIAFQIRDDVLDATADAEELGKPTGQDDEMERPSLLQVTDLTPEEANERAHSHSEAALDALSRVEIGDEQAYEYLHDLAEFVVIRER